The Hymenobacter oligotrophus genome has a window encoding:
- the rpsO gene encoding 30S ribosomal protein S15, translating into MKLTTEAKQAIFEQHGVAKSKNDTGSAESQIALFTTRINHLTEHLKVNKKDFSTRLGLLKLVGKRRRLLNYLQNREINRYRAIIKELGIRK; encoded by the coding sequence ATGAAACTCACTACCGAAGCCAAGCAGGCTATCTTCGAACAGCACGGCGTTGCCAAGTCGAAAAACGACACCGGTTCGGCCGAATCGCAAATTGCGCTGTTCACCACCCGCATCAACCACCTGACGGAGCACCTCAAAGTCAACAAGAAAGACTTCTCGACCCGTCTGGGCCTGCTCAAGCTGGTAGGTAAGCGCCGTCGCCTTCTGAACTACCTCCAGAACCGCGAAATCAACCGCTACCGCGCCATCATCAAGGAGTTGGGCATCCGTAAGTAA
- the pnp gene encoding polyribonucleotide nucleotidyltransferase, whose amino-acid sequence MPPYNAVTKHITLPDGRQISIETGKLAKFADGAVVVRLGDAMLLATVVSQPSQREGVDFLPLSVDYQEKFGGAGKIPGSFQRREGRLSDYEVLVSRLVDRILRPMFPKDYHYEVQVMISLISADKDVQPDALAALAASAALSVSDIPFAGPISEVRVARIDGQLQINPKTSDIERADIDLIVGATIDSVAMVEGEMDEVSEEEMVEAIAFAHEAIKEQVRVQQELSAAVEKSHVKREYPKYDENDELKQRITEAVYQKAYEVAKSGNTSKAGRKEGFGAIRKALVEELQAENPELDMKMFGRYYGSAEKKAIRDMMIKERTRLDGRQLTEIRPIWSEVNYLPGAHGSALFTRGETQSLTSVALGTKLDEQIVDSAMVSGYNKFMLHYNFPAFSTGEVKPNRGPGRREVGHGNLAMRSIKKVLPSEEENPYTIRVVSDILESNGSSSMATVCASSMALMDAGIKLKAAVSGIAMGLVQDKETGEYAVLSDILGDEDHLGDMDFKVTGTEKGIVACQMDIKIQGLSNEILTKALHQAREGRLHILGEMAKTISAPAEDMKPHTPRSTKILVDKEYIGAIIGPGGKVVQQIQKDTNATITIEEKDEKGHVYIYTSNANDMAAAVSRIRGIAATPEVGETYDGTVRSIQAYGAFVEFMPGKDGLLHISEVSYDRLPSLDGVLQVGQEVKVQLVEVDKKTGKFRLSMKSLLPKPEGYVEPSERPERSERPDRGPRPDRGPRPERGERSDRPQGNR is encoded by the coding sequence ATGCCTCCTTACAACGCGGTTACCAAACACATCACGCTGCCGGATGGCCGGCAGATTTCTATCGAAACCGGCAAGCTGGCCAAATTCGCCGACGGTGCTGTCGTGGTTCGCCTCGGCGACGCCATGCTGCTCGCCACGGTGGTCTCGCAGCCCTCGCAGCGCGAAGGCGTTGACTTCCTGCCGCTGTCGGTGGACTACCAGGAGAAATTCGGCGGTGCCGGCAAAATCCCTGGTTCGTTCCAGCGCCGCGAAGGCCGCCTGTCGGATTACGAAGTGCTGGTATCGCGCCTCGTCGACCGAATTCTGCGCCCGATGTTCCCCAAGGACTATCACTACGAGGTGCAGGTGATGATTTCGTTGATTTCGGCCGATAAGGACGTACAGCCCGATGCGTTGGCCGCTTTGGCTGCCTCGGCTGCGCTATCGGTATCGGACATTCCCTTCGCCGGCCCCATCTCGGAGGTTCGCGTAGCTCGCATCGACGGCCAACTGCAAATCAACCCCAAGACTTCGGACATCGAGCGTGCCGACATCGACCTGATCGTGGGTGCTACCATCGACTCGGTGGCCATGGTAGAAGGCGAAATGGACGAAGTGAGCGAGGAAGAAATGGTTGAGGCCATTGCCTTCGCCCACGAGGCCATTAAAGAGCAAGTTCGGGTGCAGCAGGAGCTGAGCGCCGCCGTGGAGAAATCCCACGTGAAGCGCGAGTACCCCAAGTACGACGAAAACGACGAGCTGAAGCAGCGCATTACGGAGGCTGTTTACCAGAAAGCCTACGAAGTTGCCAAGTCGGGCAACACCAGCAAAGCCGGCCGCAAGGAAGGTTTTGGGGCCATCCGCAAGGCTTTGGTGGAAGAGCTGCAAGCCGAAAACCCCGAGCTGGACATGAAAATGTTCGGCCGCTACTACGGCTCGGCCGAGAAGAAGGCCATCCGCGACATGATGATCAAGGAGCGTACGCGCCTCGACGGTCGTCAGCTGACGGAAATTCGCCCGATCTGGAGCGAGGTAAACTACTTGCCCGGTGCGCACGGTTCGGCCCTGTTTACGCGCGGCGAAACCCAGTCGCTTACTTCGGTAGCCCTAGGTACCAAGCTCGACGAGCAGATTGTGGACTCGGCCATGGTGTCGGGTTACAACAAGTTTATGCTGCACTACAACTTCCCGGCCTTCTCGACCGGCGAAGTGAAGCCGAACCGCGGCCCCGGCCGCCGCGAGGTAGGCCACGGCAACCTGGCCATGCGCTCGATCAAGAAAGTGTTGCCTTCGGAAGAAGAAAACCCCTACACCATCCGCGTGGTGTCGGACATTCTGGAGTCGAACGGCTCGTCGTCGATGGCTACGGTTTGTGCCTCGTCGATGGCCTTGATGGACGCTGGCATTAAGCTGAAGGCCGCCGTTTCGGGCATTGCTATGGGCTTGGTTCAGGACAAGGAAACCGGCGAGTACGCGGTGCTGTCCGACATCCTGGGCGACGAAGACCACCTAGGCGACATGGACTTCAAAGTTACCGGTACCGAAAAGGGCATCGTGGCTTGCCAGATGGACATCAAAATCCAGGGCTTGTCGAACGAAATTCTCACCAAGGCGCTGCACCAAGCCCGCGAAGGCCGCCTGCACATCCTAGGTGAAATGGCCAAGACCATCAGCGCGCCGGCCGAAGACATGAAGCCGCATACCCCGCGTTCGACCAAGATTTTGGTTGACAAGGAGTACATCGGTGCCATCATCGGCCCGGGTGGCAAAGTGGTGCAGCAGATCCAGAAGGATACCAACGCGACCATCACCATTGAGGAGAAGGACGAGAAAGGCCACGTGTACATCTACACCTCGAACGCCAACGACATGGCCGCTGCGGTAAGCCGCATCCGCGGCATTGCCGCCACGCCCGAGGTTGGCGAAACCTACGACGGCACGGTGCGTTCGATCCAAGCGTACGGCGCGTTTGTGGAGTTTATGCCCGGCAAAGACGGCCTGCTCCACATTTCGGAAGTAAGCTACGACCGCCTGCCCTCGCTCGACGGCGTGCTGCAGGTAGGCCAGGAAGTAAAAGTGCAGTTGGTGGAGGTCGACAAGAAGACGGGCAAATTCCGCCTGTCGATGAAGAGCCTACTGCCCAAGCCGGAAGGCTATGTAGAGCCCAGCGAACGGCCGGAGCGCTCGGAGCGCCCCGATCGTGGACCGCGCCCCGACCGGGGGCCGCGTCCGGAGCGTGGTGAGCGGTCGGATCGTCCTCAGGGCAACCGTTAA
- a CDS encoding LptF/LptG family permease, whose translation MKKLDKLILRAFIGPFLLTFAVVEFVFLTQTMMKYLDDLVGKDLGTGVILQLLMYFSVLIVPISLPLAVLLSSLMTYGNLGEHHELTAIKTSGVSLVRILRPVMLFSALLAGFAFWFNNTIVPKANLKAYSLLWDVRQQKLALDIREGVFYSGIPGFTIKVNRKGGENGEKLYGVMIYDHSGNTGNVAMMLADSGRMATRYNGQYLGLELFHGRKYVEQPTARDRTGAGFVQQRFDRTDIIFSLASFSLDRTKEDLFKENKIMLTIPQLQGFVDSLHRQLHRERKQVAGQVNPYFLYERFDTTGQALDKRLKKLQLPTKPLPALTAHMVQNAANRARNTRSFVGSYAERLGSTAREAANYRIEVFRKYTQSVAILVMFLIGAPLGAIIKKGGLGVPVLVSILFFIVFYVVSIIGEKYGRESVMPVGLGMWMANCVLLPAGLFFLYQARRDSSLFEVDFWYRLSRRLPRWFGKRTEPVAG comes from the coding sequence ATGAAGAAACTTGATAAGCTGATTTTGCGGGCCTTTATTGGGCCTTTCTTGCTCACGTTTGCGGTAGTGGAGTTTGTGTTCCTCACCCAAACCATGATGAAATATCTCGACGACCTCGTCGGGAAGGATTTGGGCACGGGCGTTATCCTGCAGCTGCTGATGTACTTCAGCGTGCTGATTGTGCCCATTTCGCTGCCATTGGCGGTGTTGCTCTCGTCGCTGATGACCTACGGCAACCTAGGGGAGCACCACGAACTAACGGCCATCAAAACCTCGGGCGTGTCGTTGGTGCGTATCCTGCGGCCCGTGATGCTTTTTAGCGCGCTGCTGGCGGGTTTTGCGTTTTGGTTTAACAACACCATTGTGCCCAAAGCGAACCTGAAAGCCTATAGCCTGCTGTGGGACGTGCGGCAACAAAAGCTCGCTTTGGATATTCGGGAGGGCGTTTTTTACAGCGGTATTCCGGGCTTCACCATCAAGGTAAACCGCAAAGGCGGCGAAAATGGGGAGAAGCTCTACGGCGTGATGATTTACGACCACAGCGGCAACACCGGCAATGTGGCCATGATGCTGGCCGACTCGGGGCGCATGGCCACCCGCTACAACGGGCAGTACCTAGGGCTGGAGCTTTTCCACGGGCGCAAGTACGTGGAGCAACCCACGGCCCGCGACCGTACCGGGGCCGGTTTCGTGCAGCAGCGCTTCGACCGCACCGACATCATTTTCTCGCTGGCCTCGTTCAGCCTCGACCGCACCAAGGAAGACCTGTTCAAGGAAAACAAGATCATGCTGACGATTCCGCAACTGCAGGGCTTCGTCGATTCGCTGCACCGGCAGCTGCACCGCGAGCGTAAGCAAGTGGCGGGGCAAGTCAATCCGTATTTTCTGTACGAACGCTTCGACACCACCGGCCAAGCCCTGGATAAGCGGTTGAAAAAACTGCAGCTCCCCACCAAACCACTGCCTGCGCTTACGGCGCACATGGTGCAAAACGCCGCCAACCGCGCCCGCAACACGCGTTCGTTTGTGGGCAGTTACGCCGAGCGCTTAGGCAGCACCGCCCGCGAGGCCGCCAACTACCGCATTGAGGTGTTTCGCAAGTACACCCAGTCGGTGGCTATTCTGGTGATGTTCCTGATTGGAGCGCCCCTAGGTGCCATCATCAAAAAAGGCGGACTGGGGGTGCCGGTCCTCGTCTCGATTCTGTTCTTTATCGTGTTTTACGTCGTGTCCATTATCGGCGAGAAATACGGGCGCGAATCGGTGATGCCCGTGGGCCTGGGCATGTGGATGGCCAATTGCGTATTGCTGCCGGCCGGCTTGTTCTTTTTGTACCAAGCCCGTCGCGACTCTAGCTTGTTCGAAGTGGATTTTTGGTACCGCTTGTCGCGCCGCCTGCCCCGTTGGTTTGGCAAGCGCACCGAGCCGGTGGCCGGCTGA
- a CDS encoding sigma-70 family RNA polymerase sigma factor — protein sequence MRQLKISKQITNRESQSLDKYLQEIGKVDLLTPDEEVTLAQRIKEGDQQALEKLTKANLRFVVSVAKQYQNQGLSLGDLINEGNLGLIKAAKRFDETRGFKFISYAVWWIRQSILQALAEQSRIVRLPLNRVGSLNKISKSFSELEQKFEREPSPEEIAEVLELTTSEVVDTLKISGRHVSVDAPFVQGEENRLLDVLENEDEETPDSGLMTDSLRKEVQRALSTLTKREADVITLYFGLNGEHSLTLEEIGEKFNLTRERVRQIKEKAIRRLRHTSRSKALKPYLG from the coding sequence ATGAGACAGTTAAAAATCAGCAAGCAGATTACCAACCGCGAAAGCCAATCGCTGGATAAGTACCTCCAGGAGATTGGTAAGGTAGATCTGCTCACTCCCGACGAGGAGGTAACGCTGGCACAGCGCATTAAGGAAGGCGACCAGCAGGCGCTGGAAAAGCTCACCAAGGCCAACCTCCGCTTCGTGGTGTCGGTGGCCAAGCAATACCAGAACCAAGGCCTATCGTTGGGCGACCTGATCAACGAAGGCAACCTGGGCCTTATCAAAGCTGCGAAGCGCTTCGACGAAACCCGCGGTTTCAAATTCATTTCGTACGCTGTTTGGTGGATCCGTCAGTCCATCCTGCAGGCTTTGGCCGAACAGTCGCGTATTGTTCGTTTGCCCTTGAACCGGGTAGGTTCGCTGAACAAAATCAGCAAGTCGTTCTCGGAGCTTGAGCAGAAGTTCGAGCGTGAGCCGTCGCCCGAAGAAATTGCCGAAGTATTAGAGCTGACTACCTCGGAAGTGGTAGACACGCTCAAAATTTCGGGTCGTCACGTGTCGGTGGATGCGCCGTTTGTGCAAGGTGAGGAAAATCGCTTGCTCGACGTACTCGAAAACGAAGACGAAGAAACGCCCGACAGCGGTCTGATGACCGACTCGTTGCGCAAGGAAGTGCAACGCGCCCTGAGCACGCTCACCAAGCGCGAAGCCGACGTAATTACGCTGTACTTTGGCCTGAACGGTGAACACTCGCTGACTTTGGAAGAAATCGGCGAGAAGTTTAACCTGACCCGCGAGCGGGTACGCCAGATCAAGGAAAAGGCCATTCGCCGCCTGCGCCACACCTCGCGTTCGAAAGCGTTGAAGCCTTACCTGGGCTAA
- the accC gene encoding acetyl-CoA carboxylase biotin carboxylase subunit has translation MKKITKLLVANRGEIALRVLRSAREMGLKTVAIYSEADRNALHVRYADEAVCVGPPASKDSYLRGDKIIEVCKQLGVDAIHPGYGFLSENAEFAQMVKEAGITFVGPSPEAMNIMGDKLSAKQAVKAYNIPLVPGTDEAISDVEEAKRIATSVGFPILIKASAGGGGKGMRLVHAESEFEEQMQLAVSEATSAFGDGSVFIEKFVTGPRHIEIQVLGDEHGNIVHLFERECSIQRRHQKVIEEAPSSVLTPELRAEMGRCAVDVARACNYTGAGTVEFLLDDKRNFYFLEMNTRLQVEHPVTECITGLDLVKEQIKVAQGLPLSFGQNDLGITGHALELRVYAEDPQNNFLPDIGRLQTYVRPQGPGVRVDDGFEQGMDIPIYYDPMIAKLVTYGKDRQEAIERMLRAIEEYQITGIETTLGFGRYVLTHPAFVSGDFDTNFIKEHFQPSVLQQQPSDELAKLAAVLAAKLLTEQKGAAAANGSVATGPAVAVSNWKKNRLAGR, from the coding sequence ATGAAGAAAATTACCAAGCTGCTCGTCGCCAACCGTGGCGAAATTGCCCTGCGCGTGCTGCGCTCGGCCCGCGAAATGGGCCTGAAAACCGTGGCCATTTACTCCGAAGCCGACCGCAACGCCCTGCACGTGCGCTACGCCGACGAAGCCGTGTGCGTAGGCCCGCCCGCTTCGAAAGACAGCTACCTACGCGGCGACAAGATTATCGAGGTCTGCAAGCAGCTCGGCGTCGATGCCATTCACCCAGGGTACGGCTTTTTGTCGGAAAACGCCGAGTTCGCGCAGATGGTGAAAGAGGCCGGCATTACGTTCGTGGGCCCCTCGCCCGAGGCCATGAACATCATGGGCGATAAGCTCTCGGCCAAGCAGGCCGTGAAGGCCTACAACATTCCGCTGGTGCCCGGCACCGACGAGGCCATTTCGGACGTGGAAGAAGCCAAACGCATTGCCACCAGCGTGGGCTTCCCCATTCTGATCAAAGCCTCGGCGGGCGGCGGCGGCAAAGGCATGCGCTTGGTGCACGCCGAAAGCGAGTTCGAAGAGCAAATGCAACTGGCCGTTTCGGAAGCTACCTCGGCCTTCGGCGACGGCTCGGTGTTTATCGAGAAGTTCGTAACGGGCCCGCGCCACATCGAAATTCAGGTACTCGGCGACGAGCACGGCAACATCGTGCACTTGTTTGAGCGCGAGTGCTCCATTCAGCGCCGCCACCAAAAGGTAATCGAAGAAGCGCCGTCGTCGGTGCTCACGCCGGAGCTGCGGGCCGAAATGGGCCGCTGCGCCGTGGATGTAGCCCGCGCCTGCAACTACACCGGCGCCGGCACCGTGGAGTTTCTGCTCGACGACAAGCGCAATTTCTACTTCCTCGAGATGAACACGCGCCTGCAGGTGGAGCACCCCGTAACGGAGTGCATCACGGGGCTCGATCTGGTGAAGGAGCAAATCAAGGTGGCCCAGGGCCTGCCCCTCTCCTTCGGCCAGAATGACCTAGGGATTACCGGCCACGCCCTAGAGCTGCGCGTGTACGCCGAAGACCCGCAGAACAACTTCCTGCCCGACATCGGCCGCCTGCAAACCTACGTGCGCCCGCAAGGCCCCGGCGTGCGCGTCGACGATGGCTTTGAGCAGGGCATGGACATCCCGATTTACTACGACCCGATGATTGCCAAGCTCGTAACCTACGGCAAAGACCGCCAAGAGGCCATCGAGCGGATGCTGCGCGCCATTGAGGAGTACCAGATTACCGGCATCGAAACCACCCTAGGTTTCGGCCGCTACGTACTCACGCACCCGGCCTTCGTATCCGGCGACTTCGACACGAACTTCATCAAAGAGCATTTCCAGCCCAGCGTGCTGCAACAGCAGCCCAGCGACGAGTTGGCCAAACTGGCCGCCGTGCTGGCCGCCAAGCTGCTGACGGAGCAAAAAGGCGCCGCTGCGGCAAATGGTTCGGTTGCAACTGGCCCAGCGGTTGCGGTTTCAAATTGGAAGAAAAACCGGCTGGCGGGCCGTTAG
- the trxB gene encoding thioredoxin-disulfide reductase — translation MSEDNTQTEHAKLLIIGSGPAGYTAAIYAARANLSPLMYQGLQPGGQLTITNDVENFPGYPDGVMGPQMMEDLKKQAERFGTDIRYGIATAVDFSGHPHRVTIDEKHTITADAVIIATGASAKWLGLESEARLNGSGVSACAVCDGFFYRGKDVAIVGAGDTAAEEATYLANLCNKVYMLVRKGEMRASKIMQKRVLDNPKIEVLFNTATDEILGQHAVEAVRVKNVLTHETRELPIEGFFVAIGHEPNSSIFREYLHHDEQGYLKTIPGTSKTNVDGVFACGDVQDFVYRQAVTAAGTGCMAALDAERYLAALGVH, via the coding sequence ATGAGCGAGGATAATACCCAAACCGAACACGCTAAGCTGTTGATTATAGGCTCGGGCCCGGCAGGCTACACGGCTGCTATTTACGCGGCCCGCGCCAACCTGAGCCCCTTAATGTACCAAGGCCTGCAGCCCGGCGGGCAGCTCACCATTACCAACGACGTGGAGAACTTCCCCGGCTACCCCGACGGGGTAATGGGCCCGCAGATGATGGAAGACCTCAAGAAGCAGGCCGAGCGTTTCGGTACCGATATTCGGTACGGCATTGCCACGGCCGTTGATTTCTCGGGCCACCCGCACCGCGTTACCATCGACGAAAAGCACACCATTACGGCCGATGCCGTGATTATTGCTACCGGCGCTTCGGCCAAATGGCTGGGGTTGGAGTCGGAGGCGCGCCTAAACGGTTCGGGCGTGTCGGCCTGCGCCGTCTGCGACGGGTTCTTCTACCGCGGCAAGGACGTGGCCATTGTAGGTGCTGGCGACACGGCCGCCGAGGAAGCTACTTACCTGGCCAACCTGTGCAACAAAGTGTACATGCTGGTGCGGAAAGGGGAGATGCGCGCTTCCAAGATTATGCAGAAGCGTGTGTTGGATAATCCCAAAATCGAGGTGCTCTTCAACACCGCTACCGACGAGATTTTGGGCCAACATGCCGTGGAAGCGGTGCGCGTCAAAAACGTGCTGACCCACGAAACCCGCGAGCTGCCGATTGAAGGGTTCTTTGTGGCCATTGGCCATGAGCCCAACTCGTCTATCTTCCGCGAGTACCTGCACCACGACGAGCAGGGCTACCTGAAAACCATTCCGGGCACCAGCAAAACCAACGTCGACGGCGTATTTGCCTGCGGCGACGTGCAGGACTTTGTGTACCGGCAGGCCGTGACGGCAGCCGGTACCGGCTGCATGGCTGCCCTCGATGCCGAGCGGTACCTGGCCGCCCTGGGCGTACACTAA
- a CDS encoding aminotransferase class I/II-fold pyridoxal phosphate-dependent enzyme has product MDIFERIAANRGPLGSHSHYAHGYFTFPKLEGEIKPRMIFRGKEVLTWSLNNYLGLANHPEVRKADADAAAEFGMALPMGARIMSGNSNYHEQLESELADFIKKEDVLLLNFGYQGVVSIIDALVSRHDVIVYDAESHACIIDGVRLHQGKRFVFPHNDMAGLEKQLERATKLVQETGGGILVITEGAFGMSGNQGNLRGVVALKEKFNFRLFVDDAHGFGTMGATGAGTGEEQGVQDGIDLYFSTFAKSMASIGAFVGGPEPVIEYLRYNMRSQIFAKSLPMPLVVGALKRLELLRTKPELKENLWTIVRALQSGLREKGFNIGTTTTPVTPVLLNGEIPDATQLTFDLRENYGIFCSIVVYPVVPKGVIMLRLIPTAVHTLDDVNQTIAAFEAIAAKLDKGLYSKQPATA; this is encoded by the coding sequence GTGGACATTTTTGAGAGAATTGCCGCCAACCGCGGCCCGCTCGGCAGCCACTCACACTACGCGCACGGTTATTTCACCTTCCCCAAGCTGGAGGGCGAAATCAAGCCACGCATGATTTTCCGAGGCAAAGAGGTTCTGACCTGGAGCCTGAATAACTACCTAGGCCTGGCCAACCACCCCGAGGTGCGCAAAGCCGACGCCGACGCTGCCGCCGAATTTGGCATGGCGCTGCCCATGGGTGCCCGCATCATGAGCGGCAACTCGAACTACCACGAGCAGCTGGAATCGGAGCTGGCCGACTTCATCAAGAAGGAAGACGTGCTGCTGCTGAACTTTGGCTACCAGGGCGTGGTGTCGATCATCGACGCGCTGGTATCGCGCCACGATGTGATTGTGTACGACGCCGAGTCGCACGCGTGCATCATCGACGGTGTGCGCCTGCACCAAGGCAAGCGCTTTGTGTTTCCGCACAACGACATGGCCGGCCTCGAGAAGCAGCTGGAGCGTGCCACCAAGCTGGTACAGGAAACCGGCGGCGGCATTCTGGTGATTACCGAAGGCGCGTTTGGCATGTCGGGCAACCAAGGCAACCTGCGCGGCGTGGTGGCGCTGAAGGAGAAATTTAACTTCCGTTTGTTCGTTGACGACGCCCACGGCTTCGGCACGATGGGCGCCACGGGCGCCGGTACGGGCGAAGAACAGGGCGTGCAGGACGGCATCGACCTTTATTTTTCGACGTTCGCGAAGTCGATGGCCAGCATCGGTGCCTTCGTGGGCGGCCCCGAGCCGGTAATTGAATATTTGCGCTACAACATGCGCAGCCAAATCTTCGCCAAATCGCTGCCGATGCCGCTTGTAGTGGGCGCGCTGAAGCGTTTGGAGCTGCTGCGCACCAAGCCCGAGCTCAAGGAAAACCTTTGGACGATTGTACGGGCGCTGCAAAGTGGCCTGCGCGAGAAAGGCTTCAACATTGGTACCACCACCACGCCCGTAACGCCGGTGCTGCTGAACGGCGAAATTCCGGACGCAACGCAGCTAACGTTCGATTTGCGAGAGAATTACGGCATTTTCTGCTCGATCGTGGTGTACCCCGTGGTTCCCAAGGGCGTGATCATGCTGCGCCTCATCCCGACGGCCGTGCACACGCTCGACGACGTGAACCAGACCATTGCCGCGTTCGAAGCTATTGCCGCCAAACTCGACAAAGGCCTGTACTCAAAACAGCCTGCAACGGCCTAA
- the bshB1 gene encoding bacillithiol biosynthesis deacetylase BshB1 has product MKLDILVLSAHPDDAELGCSGTLLAAMAQGKKVGIVDLTRGELGSRGTPEIRAQEAAAAAKVLGLHARENLGLPDGFFRNEREHQLPIIGAVRRYQPDIVLLNAVHDRHPDHGRGSQLESDACFLAGLKMIETLGADGQPQEAWRPKQVYHFIQDRYIKPDFVVDITPHWAKKREAIAAFASQFNVGNDGQPHTYISSPEFWHFLEARAREMGHIIGVEFGEGFTAERALGVRDLSGLL; this is encoded by the coding sequence ATGAAACTAGATATCCTGGTGCTCTCGGCGCACCCCGACGACGCCGAGCTAGGCTGCTCGGGCACGCTGCTGGCCGCCATGGCCCAAGGCAAAAAGGTGGGCATTGTTGATCTGACGCGCGGCGAGTTAGGTTCACGCGGCACGCCCGAAATTCGGGCGCAGGAGGCCGCTGCTGCCGCCAAGGTGCTGGGCCTGCACGCCCGCGAGAACCTAGGTCTGCCCGATGGCTTTTTCCGCAACGAGCGCGAGCATCAGTTGCCCATCATCGGCGCCGTGCGCCGCTACCAGCCCGATATCGTGCTGCTCAACGCCGTGCACGACCGGCACCCCGACCACGGCCGCGGCTCGCAGCTTGAGTCGGATGCGTGTTTCCTGGCTGGTCTGAAGATGATTGAAACCCTAGGTGCCGATGGGCAACCTCAGGAGGCTTGGCGCCCCAAGCAGGTGTACCACTTTATCCAGGACCGCTACATCAAGCCCGATTTTGTGGTTGACATTACGCCGCACTGGGCGAAAAAACGCGAAGCCATTGCCGCCTTCGCCTCGCAGTTCAACGTCGGCAACGACGGGCAGCCGCACACCTACATTTCCTCGCCCGAGTTCTGGCACTTCCTCGAAGCCCGCGCCCGCGAAATGGGCCACATCATTGGGGTGGAGTTTGGCGAAGGTTTCACGGCCGAGCGGGCACTAGGTGTACGGGATTTGTCGGGGTTGCTGTAA
- a CDS encoding M23 family metallopeptidase, which produces MSNTFKLWLLALLALLLCLAPDTGTAQRRRSAKPKAKAGTPKDFFRVKAPKIRYVRPDTTVLIETEELPDENSEAAKSIFRPAKPLSIVSEDTSTLNLGEQSIVEVSEEVLIDSSWIKVAGYYSIWDTRSINPYRRDPSRLRDTLTLRLTDEPRQRYARMPLNTTPLTSDFGWRGYRWHYGVDLDLDTGDSVKAAFDGVVRVANYDGGGYGYYLVVRHYNGLETLYGHLSKQLVKPGTFVKAGQLIGKGGNTGRSTGSHLHYEVRYEGNPIDPEQVYDFPDYQLREENLRITAALFNYAGQAARMKAAARARAASHQPTAARRTVSHRIRSGDTLSEIADKYGVSQAQIRRLNGITGKTTLRPGRTLRIK; this is translated from the coding sequence TTGTCAAACACGTTCAAACTCTGGTTGCTTGCACTGCTGGCCTTGCTGCTGTGCCTCGCACCCGACACGGGCACGGCCCAGCGCCGTCGCTCCGCAAAGCCCAAGGCCAAAGCCGGCACCCCCAAGGATTTCTTTCGGGTGAAGGCGCCCAAAATTCGCTACGTACGGCCCGATACCACGGTGCTGATAGAAACGGAAGAACTCCCCGACGAAAACTCCGAAGCGGCAAAGTCTATCTTCCGGCCGGCCAAGCCGCTCAGCATTGTCAGCGAAGACACCAGCACCCTGAACCTAGGGGAGCAAAGCATTGTGGAGGTTTCGGAAGAGGTGCTGATTGACTCCTCGTGGATTAAGGTGGCGGGCTATTATTCCATCTGGGATACGCGCTCCATCAACCCGTACCGCCGCGACCCCAGCCGCCTGCGCGATACGCTCACGCTGCGCCTCACCGACGAGCCCCGCCAGCGCTACGCCCGCATGCCGCTCAATACCACGCCGCTCACCTCGGATTTTGGTTGGCGTGGCTACCGTTGGCACTACGGCGTCGACCTGGATCTGGACACCGGCGACTCGGTAAAAGCCGCTTTTGACGGGGTAGTGCGTGTGGCCAATTACGACGGCGGCGGCTACGGCTACTACTTGGTGGTGCGCCACTACAACGGCCTCGAAACGCTGTACGGCCACCTGAGCAAACAGCTGGTTAAGCCCGGAACCTTCGTGAAGGCCGGCCAGCTCATTGGCAAGGGCGGCAACACCGGGCGCAGCACCGGCTCGCACCTGCACTACGAGGTGCGTTACGAGGGCAACCCCATCGACCCGGAGCAGGTGTACGATTTCCCCGATTACCAACTGCGCGAGGAAAACTTGCGCATCACGGCGGCGCTGTTCAACTACGCGGGCCAGGCCGCCCGCATGAAAGCCGCCGCCCGCGCCCGGGCTGCCAGCCACCAGCCCACGGCCGCGCGCCGCACCGTATCGCACCGCATCCGCTCCGGCGACACGCTTTCGGAAATTGCCGACAAGTACGGCGTTTCGCAGGCCCAGATCCGGCGGCTGAACGGCATTACCGGCAAAACCACCTTGCGCCCCGGCCGTACGCTGCGGATTAAGTAA